From Daucus carota subsp. sativus chromosome 6, DH1 v3.0, whole genome shotgun sequence, the proteins below share one genomic window:
- the LOC108227682 gene encoding transmembrane 9 superfamily member 7, translated as MGRHTSNRVISPIIFFLIFISSAHSFYLPGVAPRDFSRGDPLQVKVNKLSSTKTQLPYDYYYLKFCKPQKIMNSAENLGEVLRGDRIENSVYSFLMREEQPCKAACRMKLDAEAAKNFKEKIDDEYRVNMILDNLPVAVLRQRRDGSQSTTYEHGFRVGFKGNYAGSKAEKYFINNHLSFRVMYHRDLETDSARIVGFEVTPHSINHEYKEWDDKNPQLTTCNKNTKNIIQGSAVPQEVEKDREVVFSYDVTFKESDIKWASRWDTYLLMNDDQIHWFSIINSLMIVLFLSGMVAMIMMRTLYRDIANYNQLETQDEAQEETGWKLVHGDVFRAPVNSGLLCVYVGTGVQILAMTLVTMIFALLGFLSPSNRGGLMTAMVLLWVFMGLFAGYSSARLYKMFKGTEWKKNTLKTAFLFPGILFAIFFVLNALIWGEKSSGAVPFGTMFALVCLWFGISVPLVFVGSYLGFKKPAMEDPVKTNKIPRQVPEQAWYMTRTFSVLIGGILPFGAVFIELFFILTSIWLNQFYYIFGFLFIVFVILVVTCAEITVVLCYFQLCSEDYNWWWRAYLTAGSSALYLFLYSIFYFFTKLEITKLVSGILYFGYMSIASFAFFVLTGTIGFYACLWFVRKIYSSVKID; from the exons ATGGGTCGTCATACTTCCAACCGggtcatctctcccatcatctTCTTCCTCATCTTCATCTCATCGGCCCATTCCTTTTATCTACCCGGGGTTGCTCCCCGTGATTTCTCAAGG GGTGATCCGCTTCAAGTTAAAGTCAACAAACTGTCATCTACTAAGACACAGCTTCCTTATGACTATTACTATTTGAAATTCTGCAAACCCCAAAAAATCATGAATAGCGCAGAAAATTTGGGGGAGGTTCTCCGAGGTGATCGTATAGAGAACTCGGTTTATTCA TTTCTAATGAGGGAGGAGCAGCCTTGTAAGGCGGCCTGTCGTATGAAGCTGGATGCTGAAGCTGCAAAAAATTTTAAGGAAAAAATCGATGATGAGTACCGCGTTAACAT GATCTTGGATAACCTTCCAGTTGCTGTTCTTAGACAAAGAAGGGATGGAAGTCAGTCAACTACTTATGAACATGGTTTCCGTGTTGGGTTCAAAGGAAATTATGCAGGG AGCAAAGCAGAGAAGTACTTTATCAATAACCACTTGAGCTTTAGAGTTATGTATCATAGAGACCTTGAGACTGATTCTGCGAGAATCGTTGGGTTTGAAGTTACACCACACAG TATTAATCACGAGTACAAGGAATGGGATGATAAAAACCCTCAGCTAACGACATGCAACAAGAATACGAAAAACATAATTCAAGGTAGCGCTGTACCCCAAGAAGTTGAGAAAGATAGGGAGGTTGTATTTAGTTATGATGTTACTTTTAAG GAAAGTGATATTAAATGGGCATCACGATGGGACACCTATCTTTTGATGAATGATGATCAGATTCATTGGTTTTCTATAATAAACTCTCTGATGATTGTCCTCTTTCTTTCTGGAATGGTGGCCATGATCATGATGAGAACCCTTTACCGAGATATCGCAAACTATAATCAACTCGAAACACAGGACGAGGCTCAGGAAGAAACTGGATGGAAGCTTGTTCATGGAGATGTATTCAGGGCACCAGTTAATTCTGGATTACTCTGTGTTTATGTCGGGACTGGGGTTCAAATTCTGGCAATGACTCTTGTAACAATGATATTTGCTTTGCTGGGGTTCTTGTCACCTTCGAACCGTGGCGGACTTATGACTGCCATGGTTCTATTATGGGTTTTCATGGGCTTATTTGCTGGTTATTCTTCTGCACGATTGTACAAAATGTTTAAAGGAACAGAGTGGAAAAAGAATACATTAAAGACAGCTTTCTTGTTTCCTGGTATTCTGTTCGCTATTTTCTTTGTTCTGAATGCCTTGATCTGGGGAGAGAAATCATCCGGAGCTGTACCGTTTGGCACTATGTTTGCTCTTGTCTGCTTATGGTTCGGGATATCAGTACCACTAGTTTTTGTAGGCAGTTACCTGGGCTTCAAAAAACCAGCCATGGAAGACCCAGTTAAGACTAATAAAATTCCAAGGCAGGTACCAGAGCAGGCATGGTATATGACACGGACCTTCTCAGTGCTTATTGGAGGCATTCTTCCCTTTGGTGCTGTTTTCATCGAACTATTCTTCATCTTGACATCCATATGGCTAAATCAGTTCTACTACATCTTTGGCTTCTTGTTCATAGTTTTTGTTATCTTGGTAGTAACATGCGCAGAGATAACGGTTGTGCTGTGCTACTTCCAGTTGTGCAGTGAAGATTACAATTGGTGGTGGAGGGCTTACCTTACTGCAGGATCATCTGCCTTATACCTGTTCCTCTACtccattttttacttttttacaaAGTTGGAGATCACAAAGCTAGTTTCGGGCATCCTGTATTTTGGGTATATGTCAATTGCATCATTTGCCTTCTTTGTTTTGACAGGGACGATTGGCTTCTATGCTTGTTTATGGTTTGTTCGAAAGATCTACTCATCTGTGAAGATCGACTGA
- the LOC108225855 gene encoding uncharacterized protein LOC108225855: MAMLNDLLSLLSTISLSKSQDTLIWKPTQGSFSTSEAHKLIRSSSSIHTPTQHWNVIWKLKVLPEIINFIWKLAWGALPTKSILSQRLKTTDSSCQWCTLSPETLSHLFWECQLATWALSFIQSWWNISRNTFYRASNNLFRLLKFFSQKHINRIWKTVVAATLWTIWLARNEAIFNDVRLKQTDIHELIQLRVSIWGMASGIIPFSHIPTWKVNSVGTINVHHHLDVSNYWKIRLENFFAVCMVDAAWLPNCMAKGGIGGVIKNKWGRIIYSFSGPAKAQNILEAEISALLHVFNVIRTSHLHMHKLVVCSDSILAIDSIYEGLEKTFPLLAPNYNINSLLQNSVTINLVPSVINVEAETLAKNGASKTFISCRWALEQD, encoded by the coding sequence ATGGCGATGTTGAATGACCTGTTGTCACTCCTGAGCACAATTTCCCTCAGCAAATCGCAAGACACTCTCATCTGGAAACCTACTCAAGGGTCTTTCTCAACTTCTGAGGCGCATAAACTCATCAGATCGTCCTCTTCAATTCATACTCCGACTCAACACTGGAACGTGATCTGGAAGCTAAAAGTTCTCCCTGAAATCATAAATTTCATATGGAAGCTTGCATGGGGAGCCCTTCCTACCAAATCCATTTTAAGCCAAAGATTGAAGACCACAGATTCCTCTTGCCAGTGGTGCACTTTGTCCCCCGAAACGCTAAGCCACCTATTCTGGGAGTGTCAGCTTGCTACGTGGGCATTGAGCTTTATTCAGTCATGGTGGAATATAAGCCGTAATACTTTCTACAGAGCGAGTAACAACCTATTTCGTCTCCTAAAATTCTTCAGTCAAAAACACATAAATAGGATCTGGAAAACGGTGGTGGCAGCAACTCTATGGACAATCTGGTTAGCACGTAACGAGGCAATTTTTAATGATGTCCGTTTAAAGCAAACTGACATACATGAACTAATTCAGTTAAGGGTCTCAATATGGGGTATGGCTTCCGGGATCATCCCTTTTTCGCACATTCCTACGTGGAAAGTGAATTCAGTGGGCACCATAAATGTACATCATCACCTTGACGTTTCAAACTACTGGAAAATTAGGCTTGAGAATTTCTTCGCAGTCTGCATGGTAGATGCAGCATGGCTACCTAATTGCATGGCAAAGGGAGGGATTGGTGGAGTCATAAAAAATAAGTGGGGGAGAATAATCTACAGTTTCTCTGGCCCTGCCAAAGCACAAAACATACTTGAGGCTGAGATAAGTGCCTTGCTGCATGTCTTTAATGTCATCAGGACATCACACCTGCACATGCATAAACTGGTGGTATGTTCAGATTCGATTCTGGCAATTGATTCCATCTACGAGGGATTGGAAAAAACATTCCCTTTGCTGGCTCCAAATTACAATATCAACTCCCTGCTTCAAAATTCTGTAACAATTAATCTTGTCCCCTCTGTAATAAATGTAGAGGCAGAAACTCTAGCAAAGAATGGAGCCTCTAAAACATTTATTTCCTGCCGTTGGGCTTTGGAACAAGATTAG